From Spirochaetota bacterium:
CCAGAAATGATGAAGTTTGCATTTAGCTCCTTCCCCCTCTTTGAAAGGAATCGTATATAACTCTCAAATATTTCTGTTGATGATGATTCGTCAATATAGGCAAGAGATACTGATAGGGTTTCTATTCTGTATAGATTTATCTTTTCTAGTTCAGTTTTGATTGAATTTGGAATTATATATGAATAATATCTGTAAAGATTAACATTGCTACGATCTTTGAAACGATAAATTATCACCTTCTCCTTGTTGCTTTTATTATTAAATGCATTCGCTTCCTCTAAATTGAAAAAAATAGATGCTATTATGATTGCTACTGTCTTGACAAATATGCAAACACTTTTCATATCTATAACAACTCCTTACCCCAATCCCTTATCCATCCCCATTCATCATACCCATCAGGATATATCCCATCCTTCCACCATTTATCAGTCAATTTCTTGGCTTTTTTTAATCTATCATATTCTTCCCTGTATTTCAGTATATCCTCCAGAAACCATTTTGGGTAGGTATCTTTTTTATCAGCGAGTTTATTATAAAGTGGAACAACTTTATCCTTAACCTTTTCAATCTCTTCTGTCGGGAACGGAATAAGTTTATAAGTGCCTGAACTGAGAAGGCTGCGCCTTGCCTCTGCATCTTTTTTCCGAAGGGATGGACGCATCAATTCTTTTGTTTCCTTGTTTAGTGACAATAATACTGTCCTAACGATTTTTACAGCATCCTTTCTTGAGATATCAAGTAATGGTCCTATGTTGTCAAAAATCTTTATTATCGAGTATAGCATACTATTGTCAAAAAGGGATATCGCTCCGCTATAGCCATCCAAGGGATAGTCAGTAACGTACTTATAATATGGGGTAATCTGAAGTAGAATATGCCAATACCAGGAGCACATTGCTGAATTGATCATACCTGTCGCTGAATTTGTAGTTATGTCCCAAACCCTGCTTACTATTACCTTCTTGAATCCAAGTGCATTTTTAATTTCTGAGCCTATCCTCGCTCCTGGGAATAGGGGATAAACAAGCTTACCCAAATCCTCAGCCCTACTCACTGGTACATCTTTGCTAGATATTGCTGACCAACCGCCACCATCAAGAAGACCAGCAAGCTCAAATCCCCTTTTGTTTAAAAATTTATGAATAGCTGGACTCACTTTACCCCAGATCCAATCAATTCCACAGAACTTCAACTCTTCCCAATATAGTTTTGGTTCATAGTCATATATGAATGGGAAATCGAACACACATAACTCGGGACATATCATCTGTCCCATGATGGTCTGCCCCCCAGCCCATTGAAGTTCACCTAGCTTAATTTTTCTGATAAAATCAGGCTCATCGCCTATAATTCCTCCTGGATAATATATTATCTTCATACGAACTTTCTTTGTAATCCTGGTAATTGCTTTATACAAAGCTGGAAAAACCTTATATACAGCAATATCATATTGTGGGGTTCCCTTTGGAGGTGTCCCAGCCCCCTTGACGATTATCTCCATTACAGGATTTTTATCCAGGATAAGATCCTTGAGATAATCCTTCTGCTTTGACTTTAGCTTCATCGCCTTAATCATATTATCAATATTATTTCTATTATTTGCGATTAGACTCTTTGCATCTCTACCCTGCTTTCTAGTTTTTAGGATCTTTACCCAAAGTGGTCTATATTTCTGTGGCATATTAATTTTCTTGTAGGCGTTTAATTCTGAAAAGGTGAATGTGTAAACCTTGCTTTTTTGGGCTGGCAGAGATGATATAAGTAGAGATAAGAGTATTACAATTATGAAGCATACTGATGAAACAGCAATGAATAATCTTTTTCCCCGCATGAATAACTCCTCCCTAAAAATTGACAATATTGTATTTCACATTCCCCAATCTAATATGTATATGTAATTGATAAATGAGTGAGAAAAAACTTTGTCCTTAATTCACAGGTTAAATTGTGAACAAAGTGTAAAGTTTGGTCAAGGTATTTTCAATTTATTATTTTTGGGGATAAATAAAAAAGCAGTAATATAAAATAGAAAATTATAAAAATGTAATTCAAGAGGTATTCCTGTACACGATCTTCCCATTACAGATGGTGTACTCAACAGATCCATATAGTTGTTCCCCGATAAAAGGAGTATTTTTACACTTCGATATTAAGAAGGATTCATTTATTGTAACCCTCTTCTCAGGATCAATGATTGTTATGTCCGCTGCCCCTCCTTCCTGCAATATTCCTCTTTCGATTTGAAGTACCCTAGCTGGATTGATAGTCACCTTACTGAATGCATCGATATAAGAAAATGCATGTTCTTTAATTAGTCTAGTAACGATCAATGGTACCGCGGTCTCAAGCCCAATGATGCCAAATGGGGCATGTTCAATCTCCTGCATCTTCTCATTCTTAAGATGAGGTGCATGATCGGTTGCTATTACATCAATTACGCCACTTCTTAATCCATCGATAATTGCCATCCTGTCCGCTCCTGTGCGTAGTGGTGGATTCATCTTTGCCATGGAAAGGTGAGTAATTATTGCATCATCAGTAAGCGAAAAATAATGCGGCGATGTTTCGCAGGTAACTGTTACACCCTCTTCCTTTGCCCTTCTTATTATTTCCACTGATCCACCTGAGGAGACATGCGCCACATGAAGTTTACCCTTGGATAATCTTGTTAGGATAACATCCCTAACAATCATAACCTCCTCTGACTCTTTGGGCATGCCCTTGAGACCAAGGAGAATAGAGTTATATCCTTCATTAATAATTCCATCTTCTGATAAGGTAAGATCTTCTGAGTGAGTTATGATAGGGGCATCAACCATTCGTGAATATTCTAATGCCCTTCTCATTAGAATGGAACTCATAATTGGCATACCATCATCTGAGAATGCGACAGCACCTGCCTTGAACAGTTCAGCCATTTCAGTAATCTCTTCTCCCTTGGAACCCTTTGATATATTGGCAATTGGGTATACATTAATCGGACCCTGTTCAGCCTCAAGTTTAATAAAACGGACAAGAGCCTCATTATCAATCACTGGATTTGTATTTGGCATTGTGCATACTGAGGTGAAACCACCCTTAGCGGCTACACGAGACCCACCAATAATTGTCTCTTTATCCTCTCTGCCTGGTTCTCTAAAGTGAACATGCATGTCAATGAGTCCTGGCAGGACAATACAATTGGATGCATCAATTATCTGAATTTTTCCCTCTTCGGAAATATTTTTGTGTATCTTTTTTATTATTCCTTTTTCTATTAATACATCTAGCTCTTCATCCAATTCAGAGGCTGGATCTATTAATCTGCCACTTTTAATTAAAATTCTCATAACATATTCTTTGGAAGGGATTGAATTCAATCATCCTCGATCTCCTCAAGCGGTCTTCCGCCTGCCAACAAATAAAAAATAGACATCCTTATGGCCACACCATTTGTAACCTGTTCGTTTATAATTGAATTTGGGCTGTCAGCTACCATATCGTCAATTTCGATTCCCCTATTAATGGGACCAGGATGCATTACAATGATGTCATCTCTGCATCTCTTGAGTCGATCGGCTGTTAATGCGAACTGTCTGTGATACTCCCTCAGTGATGGGATGAGAGAGCCCCTCTGTCTTTCCCTCTGTATCCTTAGCATATTTACAACATCCAATTCAGGTAAGATCTCATCTAATTTATAGTTGATGTCTACACCATATATTCGAAACTCATCGGGAACTAGCGTAGGTGGTCCGCATAGTGTAACCCTTGCCCCTAGCTTTTTAAACACTTCTATATCAGATCTTGCTACACGTGAATGTTTAACATCCCCTATAATGCCTATATGAAGACCGTCAAGATTCCCTCTCCTCTCAAGAATGGAATAGGCATCAAGGAGAGCCTGTGTGGGATGGGCATGAAAA
This genomic window contains:
- the dctP gene encoding TRAP transporter substrate-binding protein DctP; its protein translation is MRGKRLFIAVSSVCFIIVILLSLLISSLPAQKSKVYTFTFSELNAYKKINMPQKYRPLWVKILKTRKQGRDAKSLIANNRNNIDNMIKAMKLKSKQKDYLKDLILDKNPVMEIIVKGAGTPPKGTPQYDIAVYKVFPALYKAITRITKKVRMKIIYYPGGIIGDEPDFIRKIKLGELQWAGGQTIMGQMICPELCVFDFPFIYDYEPKLYWEELKFCGIDWIWGKVSPAIHKFLNKRGFELAGLLDGGGWSAISSKDVPVSRAEDLGKLVYPLFPGARIGSEIKNALGFKKVIVSRVWDITTNSATGMINSAMCSWYWHILLQITPYYKYVTDYPLDGYSGAISLFDNSMLYSIIKIFDNIGPLLDISRKDAVKIVRTVLLSLNKETKELMRPSLRKKDAEARRSLLSSGTYKLIPFPTEEIEKVKDKVVPLYNKLADKKDTYPKWFLEDILKYREEYDRLKKAKKLTDKWWKDGIYPDGYDEWGWIRDWGKELL
- a CDS encoding dihydroorotase; this encodes MRILIKSGRLIDPASELDEELDVLIEKGIIKKIHKNISEEGKIQIIDASNCIVLPGLIDMHVHFREPGREDKETIIGGSRVAAKGGFTSVCTMPNTNPVIDNEALVRFIKLEAEQGPINVYPIANISKGSKGEEITEMAELFKAGAVAFSDDGMPIMSSILMRRALEYSRMVDAPIITHSEDLTLSEDGIINEGYNSILLGLKGMPKESEEVMIVRDVILTRLSKGKLHVAHVSSGGSVEIIRRAKEEGVTVTCETSPHYFSLTDDAIITHLSMAKMNPPLRTGADRMAIIDGLRSGVIDVIATDHAPHLKNEKMQEIEHAPFGIIGLETAVPLIVTRLIKEHAFSYIDAFSKVTINPARVLQIERGILQEGGAADITIIDPEKRVTINESFLISKCKNTPFIGEQLYGSVEYTICNGKIVYRNTS
- a CDS encoding aspartate carbamoyltransferase catalytic subunit, translated to MSELKAKDLLDIHSVSAEEVRLICESAGYFKNLFTRSIKTVPVLRGKTVCFLFYEPSTRTKISFELAAKRLSADIINVTVSSSSVVKGESLIDTVHTLEAMNADYIVMRHEASLAPHFLSMNTKASVINAGDGFHAHPTQALLDAYSILERRGNLDGLHIGIIGDVKHSRVARSDIEVFKKLGARVTLCGPPTLVPDEFRIYGVDINYKLDEILPELDVVNMLRIQRERQRGSLIPSLREYHRQFALTADRLKRCRDDIIVMHPGPINRGIEIDDMVADSPNSIINEQVTNGVAIRMSIFYLLAGGRPLEEIEDD